The proteins below are encoded in one region of Homo sapiens chromosome 2, GRCh38.p14 Primary Assembly:
- the E2F6 gene encoding transcription factor E2F6 isoform X1, which yields MNPSPSKIRINLEDNVQYVSMRKALKVKRPRFDVSLVYLTRKFMDLVRSAPGGILDLNKVATKLGVRKRRVYDITNVLDGIDLVEKKSKNHIRWIGSDLSNFGAVPQQKKLQEELSDLSAMEDALDELIKDCAQQLFELTDDKENERLAYVTYQDIHSIQAFHEQIVIAVKAPAETRLDVPAPREDSITVHIRSTNGPIDVYLCEVEQGQTSNKRSEGVGTSSSESTHPEGPEEEENPQQSEELLEVSN from the exons ATGAATCCTTCT cCATCAAAAATAAGGATTAATTTAGAAGATAATGTACAATATGTGTCCATGAGAA AAGCTCTAAAAGTGAAGAGACCTCGTTTTGATGTATCGCTGGTTTATTTAACTCGAAAATTTATGGATCTTGTCAGATCTGCTCCCGGGGGTATTCTTGACTTAAACAAGGTTGCAACGAAACTGGGAGTCCGAAAGCGGAGAGTGTATGACATCACCAATGTCTTAGATGGAATCGACCTCGTTGAAAAGAAATCCAAGAACCATATTAGATGGAT agGATCTGATCTTAGCAATTTTGGAGCAGTTCCCCAACAAAAGAAGCTACAGGAGGAACTTTCTGActtatcagcaatggaagatgctTTGGATGAGTTAATTAAGGATTGTGCTCAGCAGCTGTTTGAGTTAacagatgacaaagaaaatgaaag ACTAGCATATGTGACCTATCAAGACATTCATAGCATTCAGGCCTTCCATGAACAGATCGTCATTGCAGTTAAAGCTCCAGCAGAAACCAGATTGGATGTTCCAGCTCCCAGAGAA GACTCTATCACAGTGCACATAAGGAGCACCAACGGACCTATCGATGTCTATTTGTGTGAAGTGGAGCAGGGTCAGACCAGTAACAAAAGGTCTGAAGGTGTCGGGACCTCTTCATCTGAGAGCACTCATCCAGAAGGCCCTGAGGAAG AAGAAAATCCTCAGCAAagtgaagaattgcttgaagtaaGCAACTGA
- the E2F6 gene encoding transcription factor E2F6 isoform 1 (isoform 1 is encoded by transcript variant a): protein MSQQRPARKLPSLLLDPTEETVRRRCRDPINVEGLLPSKIRINLEDNVQYVSMRKALKVKRPRFDVSLVYLTRKFMDLVRSAPGGILDLNKVATKLGVRKRRVYDITNVLDGIDLVEKKSKNHIRWIGSDLSNFGAVPQQKKLQEELSDLSAMEDALDELIKDCAQQLFELTDDKENERLAYVTYQDIHSIQAFHEQIVIAVKAPAETRLDVPAPREDSITVHIRSTNGPIDVYLCEVEQGQTSNKRSEGVGTSSSESTHPEGPEEEENPQQSEELLEVSN from the exons ATGAGTCAGCAGCGGCCGGCGAGGAAGTTACCCAGTCTCCTCCTGGACCCGACGGAGGAGACGGTTCGCCGTCGGTGCCGAGACCCCATCAACGTGGAGGGCCTGCTG cCATCAAAAATAAGGATTAATTTAGAAGATAATGTACAATATGTGTCCATGAGAA AAGCTCTAAAAGTGAAGAGACCTCGTTTTGATGTATCGCTGGTTTATTTAACTCGAAAATTTATGGATCTTGTCAGATCTGCTCCCGGGGGTATTCTTGACTTAAACAAGGTTGCAACGAAACTGGGAGTCCGAAAGCGGAGAGTGTATGACATCACCAATGTCTTAGATGGAATCGACCTCGTTGAAAAGAAATCCAAGAACCATATTAGATGGAT agGATCTGATCTTAGCAATTTTGGAGCAGTTCCCCAACAAAAGAAGCTACAGGAGGAACTTTCTGActtatcagcaatggaagatgctTTGGATGAGTTAATTAAGGATTGTGCTCAGCAGCTGTTTGAGTTAacagatgacaaagaaaatgaaag ACTAGCATATGTGACCTATCAAGACATTCATAGCATTCAGGCCTTCCATGAACAGATCGTCATTGCAGTTAAAGCTCCAGCAGAAACCAGATTGGATGTTCCAGCTCCCAGAGAA GACTCTATCACAGTGCACATAAGGAGCACCAACGGACCTATCGATGTCTATTTGTGTGAAGTGGAGCAGGGTCAGACCAGTAACAAAAGGTCTGAAGGTGTCGGGACCTCTTCATCTGAGAGCACTCATCCAGAAGGCCCTGAGGAAG AAGAAAATCCTCAGCAAagtgaagaattgcttgaagtaaGCAACTGA
- the E2F6 gene encoding transcription factor E2F6 isoform 4 (isoform 4 is encoded by transcript variant f), translating into MEDALDELIKDCAQQLFELTDDKENERLAYVTYQDIHSIQAFHEQIVIAVKAPAETRLDVPAPREDSITVHIRSTNGPIDVYLCEVEQGQTSNKRSEGVGTSSSESTHPEGPEEEENPQQSEELLEVSN; encoded by the exons atggaagatgctTTGGATGAGTTAATTAAGGATTGTGCTCAGCAGCTGTTTGAGTTAacagatgacaaagaaaatgaaag ACTAGCATATGTGACCTATCAAGACATTCATAGCATTCAGGCCTTCCATGAACAGATCGTCATTGCAGTTAAAGCTCCAGCAGAAACCAGATTGGATGTTCCAGCTCCCAGAGAA GACTCTATCACAGTGCACATAAGGAGCACCAACGGACCTATCGATGTCTATTTGTGTGAAGTGGAGCAGGGTCAGACCAGTAACAAAAGGTCTGAAGGTGTCGGGACCTCTTCATCTGAGAGCACTCATCCAGAAGGCCCTGAGGAAG AAGAAAATCCTCAGCAAagtgaagaattgcttgaagtaaGCAACTGA
- the E2F6 gene encoding transcription factor E2F6 isoform 3 (isoform 3 is encoded by transcript variant e) produces MDLVRSAPGGILDLNKVATKLGVRKRRVYDITNVLDGIDLVEKKSKNHIRWIGSDLSNFGAVPQQKKLQEELSDLSAMEDALDELIKDCAQQLFELTDDKENERLAYVTYQDIHSIQAFHEQIVIAVKAPAETRLDVPAPREDSITVHIRSTNGPIDVYLCEVEQGQTSNKRSEGVGTSSSESTHPEGPEEEENPQQSEELLEVSN; encoded by the exons ATGGATCTTGTCAGATCTGCTCCCGGGGGTATTCTTGACTTAAACAAGGTTGCAACGAAACTGGGAGTCCGAAAGCGGAGAGTGTATGACATCACCAATGTCTTAGATGGAATCGACCTCGTTGAAAAGAAATCCAAGAACCATATTAGATGGAT agGATCTGATCTTAGCAATTTTGGAGCAGTTCCCCAACAAAAGAAGCTACAGGAGGAACTTTCTGActtatcagcaatggaagatgctTTGGATGAGTTAATTAAGGATTGTGCTCAGCAGCTGTTTGAGTTAacagatgacaaagaaaatgaaag ACTAGCATATGTGACCTATCAAGACATTCATAGCATTCAGGCCTTCCATGAACAGATCGTCATTGCAGTTAAAGCTCCAGCAGAAACCAGATTGGATGTTCCAGCTCCCAGAGAA GACTCTATCACAGTGCACATAAGGAGCACCAACGGACCTATCGATGTCTATTTGTGTGAAGTGGAGCAGGGTCAGACCAGTAACAAAAGGTCTGAAGGTGTCGGGACCTCTTCATCTGAGAGCACTCATCCAGAAGGCCCTGAGGAAG AAGAAAATCCTCAGCAAagtgaagaattgcttgaagtaaGCAACTGA
- the E2F6 gene encoding transcription factor E2F6 isoform X2, producing MSQQRPARKLPSLLLDPTEETVRRRCRDPINVEGLLPSKIRINLEDNVQYVSMRKALKVKRPRFDVSLVYLTRKFMDLVRSAPGGILDLNKVATKLGVRKRRVYDITNVLDGIDLVEKKSKNHIRWIGSDLSNFGAVPQQKKLQEELSDLSAMEDALDELIKDCAQQLFELTDDKENERLAYVTYQDIHSIQAFHEQIVIAVKAPAETRLDVPAPREVGLYHSAHKEHQRTYRCLFV from the exons ATGAGTCAGCAGCGGCCGGCGAGGAAGTTACCCAGTCTCCTCCTGGACCCGACGGAGGAGACGGTTCGCCGTCGGTGCCGAGACCCCATCAACGTGGAGGGCCTGCTG cCATCAAAAATAAGGATTAATTTAGAAGATAATGTACAATATGTGTCCATGAGAA AAGCTCTAAAAGTGAAGAGACCTCGTTTTGATGTATCGCTGGTTTATTTAACTCGAAAATTTATGGATCTTGTCAGATCTGCTCCCGGGGGTATTCTTGACTTAAACAAGGTTGCAACGAAACTGGGAGTCCGAAAGCGGAGAGTGTATGACATCACCAATGTCTTAGATGGAATCGACCTCGTTGAAAAGAAATCCAAGAACCATATTAGATGGAT agGATCTGATCTTAGCAATTTTGGAGCAGTTCCCCAACAAAAGAAGCTACAGGAGGAACTTTCTGActtatcagcaatggaagatgctTTGGATGAGTTAATTAAGGATTGTGCTCAGCAGCTGTTTGAGTTAacagatgacaaagaaaatgaaag ACTAGCATATGTGACCTATCAAGACATTCATAGCATTCAGGCCTTCCATGAACAGATCGTCATTGCAGTTAAAGCTCCAGCAGAAACCAGATTGGATGTTCCAGCTCCCAGAGAAGTAG GACTCTATCACAGTGCACATAAGGAGCACCAACGGACCTATCGATGTCTATTTGTGTGA